From one Triticum urartu cultivar G1812 chromosome 3, Tu2.1, whole genome shotgun sequence genomic stretch:
- the LOC125545709 gene encoding protein YLS7-like has translation MSLPGKKAAAGAGGIRRWLSTAVLSALALVLILVVISLSVGSPLPGASLPEYPAVRASHPKGNATADDGSKNDIATGVPLPGKELQGGQEPLIEHSAQNATLNSSEGSLNTREVDDTVPDPVPVDSKIQDPVVAMDDTTPKLNDSQRPDQGTCDLYHGEWVFDSSGALYTNNSCPVITRMQNCQGNGRPDKDYESWRWKPQQCTLPRFDGIKFLELMRGKTLAFVGDSVARNHMESLLCILWQVETPVDRGSRRMNRWIFRSTKTTIIRIWSAWLVHRSIEAVGFAPEGLDKVFLDVADETFMQFIASFDVLVLSSGHWFAKRSAYIQNGNVVGGQLWWPQQAGKMQINNVGAFGVSVETCLTALATHPNFTGIAVLRTYSPDHYEGGAWNAGGSCTGKVKPLDAVVRNGYTDAMYEKQVAGFRKAVQNSGKHSSKLKLMDITEPFALRADGHPGPYRSPDPNKKTQRGPDGKPPPQDCLHWCMPGPIDTWNEMLFETIRSELEGDSSR, from the exons ATGAGTTTGCCGGGGAAGAAGGCCGCGGCCGGGGCTGGGGGAATCCGGCGGTGGCTCTCCACCGCCGTGCTGTCGGCGCTGGCGCTGGTGCTGATCCTGGTGGTGATTTCGCTGTCGGTGGGCTCGCCCCTGCCCGGGGCGTCGCTCCCTGAATACCCAGCTGTCAGAGCTAGTCACCCAAAGGGGAACGCTACCGCCGATGATGGGAGCAAGAATGATATTGCCACTGGTGTTCCGTTACCAGGGAAAGAGTTGCAGGGTGGCCAGGAGCCCTTGATTGAGCACAGCGCCCAAAATGCTACTCTCAACTCAAGCGAGGGGTCTCTGAATACAAGAGAGGTTGATGACACAGTACCGGATCCAGTTCCTGTTGACAGCAAAATACAGGATCCAGTAGTAGCTATGGATGATACCACGCCAAAACTCAATGATTCTCAAAGGCCTGATCAAG GTACCTGTGATCTTTATCATGGGGAGTGGGTTTTCGATTCATCTGGGGCGTTGTACACAAACAACTCTTGCCCTGTCATCACACGGATGCAGAATTGCCAGGGAAATGGGCGACCGGACAAGGACTATGAGAGTTGGAGATGGAAACCTCAACAGTGCACCCTCCCACGCTTTGATGGAATTAAGTTCTTGGAGTTAATGAGAGGCAAGACTCTTGCCTTTGTTGGGGACTCGGTTGCTCGAAATCACATGGAATCTCTCCTTTGCATTCTGTGGCAG GTAGAAACCCCAGTAGACCGTGGCAGCCGCAGGATGAACAGGTGGATCTTCAGGTCAACCAAAACAACTATTATCCGCATCTGGTCTGCTTGGTTAGTGCACAGATCAATTGAAGCTGTGGGGTTTGCTCCTGAGGGTCTTGATAAGGTTTTCCTGGATGTAGCAGATGAGACGTTCATGCAATTTATCGCTTCTTTTGATGTACTTGTCCTGTCATCTGGACACTGGTTCGCCAAACGGTCAGCCTATATCCAGAATGGCAATGTTGTTGGAGGGCAGCTCTGGTGGCCTCAACAAGCTGGAAAGATGCAGATAAACAACGTTGGCGCATTTGGTGTGTCAGTTGAGACTTGCCTGACTGCTTTGGCGACCCACCCAAATTTCACAGGGATAGCTGTTCTGCGCACATACTCTCCAGATCATTATGAAGGCGGGGCATGGAACGCTGGTGGGTCATGCACCGGGAAGGTTAAGCCCTTGGATGCGGTGGTGAGGAACGGATACACGGATGCAATGTATGAGAAACAAGTTGCAGGCTTCAGAAAGGCAGTGCAGAATTCTGGGAAACATAGCTCCAAGTTGAAATTGATGGACATCACTGAGCCCTTTGCGTTGAGAGCTGACGGGCATCCTGGTCCATACAGAAGTCCCGACCCAAACAAGAAGACTCAAAGAGGACCAGATGGGAAGCCTCCACCCCAGGATTGTCTGCATTGGTGCATGCCAGGACCTATAGATACATGGAACGAGATGCTGTTTGAGACCATACGAAGCGAACTAGAGGGAGACAGCAGCAGGTGA